In Flavobacteriaceae bacterium, the following proteins share a genomic window:
- a CDS encoding LysM peptidoglycan-binding domain-containing protein, with protein MTVKSKYQDVLDLGQALEIQNGDVQEVNGQLKVSGTTKTPYEKNLLWDKIKEIGGENPLDISADIKVADNSVFHRHTVKSGETLGKIAKQYYGNAMKYTAIFEANTDILKNPDIIHPNQELIIPNL; from the coding sequence ATGACTGTTAAAAGTAAATATCAAGACGTTTTAGATTTAGGACAAGCATTAGAAATTCAAAATGGAGATGTACAGGAAGTAAATGGGCAACTTAAAGTTTCTGGGACAACAAAAACACCTTATGAAAAGAATTTATTATGGGACAAGATTAAAGAAATTGGAGGTGAGAATCCACTAGATATTTCAGCAGATATTAAAGTAGCTGATAATAGCGTTTTTCATAGACATACTGTAAAAAGTGGAGAAACCTTAGGTAAAATTGCTAAACAATATTATGGGAATGCAATGAAATATACTGCTATTTTTGAAGCAAATACAGATATCTTAAAAAACCCAGATATAATCCATCCAAATCAAGAATTAATTATTC
- the pyrR gene encoding bifunctional pyr operon transcriptional regulator/uracil phosphoribosyltransferase PyrR → MSQKVLLNAKEVNIILHRLACQLIENHNDFTNTVLIGLQPRGVFLANRLAEMLKNDYKIKNIKLGHLDITFYRDDFRRGDKTLEASSTQINFLIEDKKVVFIDDVLYTGRSIRAALTAMQSFGRPNEVELLTLIDRRFSRHLPIQPNYRGRQVDAINEEKVKVNWKENEGEDTVYLINN, encoded by the coding sequence ATGAGTCAAAAAGTGTTACTTAATGCAAAAGAGGTAAACATCATTCTTCATCGACTGGCCTGCCAACTTATTGAAAATCATAACGACTTTACAAATACTGTTTTAATTGGATTACAACCAAGAGGTGTTTTTTTAGCAAATCGTTTAGCAGAAATGCTTAAAAACGATTATAAAATTAAAAATATAAAACTTGGTCACCTAGATATTACCTTTTATAGAGATGACTTTAGACGTGGAGACAAAACCTTAGAAGCAAGTAGTACTCAAATTAACTTTCTAATTGAAGATAAAAAAGTAGTGTTTATTGACGATGTATTATATACAGGAAGAAGTATACGTGCAGCATTAACTGCTATGCAGTCTTTTGGTAGACCAAACGAAGTCGAATTATTAACATTAATAGATCGACGATTTAGTAGACATTTACCTATACAACCAAATTATAGAGGTAGGCAAGTAGATGCTATAAATGAAGAAAAAGTAAAAGTTAACTGGAAAGAAAACGAAGGAGAAGATACTGTTTATCTAATTAATAACTAA
- a CDS encoding 30S ribosomal protein S1 produces MAENKKNTTEAEATVETPVTTEVQVNPEQFLADFNWHNYEEGIDPVEDDKLEEFEKLVAENFVDTLNDEVVEGEVIHISDRDAIIDINAKSEGVISLNEFRYNPNLKVGDKVEVLIDVREDATGQLVLSHRKARVIKAWDRVNGAHDTGEIVNGFVKCRTKGGMIVDVFGIEAFLPGSQIDVKPIRDYDQYVNKTMEFKVVKINHEFKNVVVSHKALIEADIEVQKKEIIGQLEKGQVLEGTVKNVTSYGVFMDLGGVDGLIHITDLSWSRINHPSEIVELDQKLNVVILDFDENKSRIQLGLKQLSKHPWEALGEDVKVGDKVKGKVVVIADYGAFIEVADGVEGLIHVSEMSWSTHLRSAQDFVTVGDEIEAQILTLDREDRKMSLGIKQLSQDPWTDITSKYPLSSKHTGVVRNFTNFGVFVELEEGIDGLIYISDLSWTKKIKHPSEFCAVGDKLDVVVLELDVEGRKLSLGHKQTTENPWNAYEKDFALDSTHTGTIEEIVDKGATVVFNEDIVAFIPSRHLEKEDGKKLKKGEEAEFKIIEFNKEFKRVVASHTAIFRAEEAKIVKQAAKKAEAAAAEAKPTLGDANDALQALKDKMDGKI; encoded by the coding sequence ATGGCTGAAAACAAAAAAAATACAACTGAAGCAGAAGCTACAGTTGAGACTCCAGTAACTACTGAAGTACAAGTGAATCCAGAACAATTTTTAGCAGATTTTAATTGGCATAACTACGAAGAAGGTATCGACCCAGTAGAAGATGACAAATTAGAAGAATTTGAAAAATTAGTAGCCGAAAATTTCGTAGATACACTTAACGATGAAGTTGTAGAAGGTGAAGTAATTCACATCTCAGATAGAGATGCAATTATTGATATTAATGCAAAATCTGAAGGTGTTATTTCACTTAATGAATTTCGTTACAACCCTAATTTAAAAGTAGGTGATAAAGTAGAAGTATTAATTGATGTACGTGAAGATGCAACAGGACAATTAGTATTATCGCACAGAAAAGCGAGAGTAATTAAAGCTTGGGATCGTGTTAATGGAGCTCATGATACTGGAGAAATTGTTAACGGTTTCGTTAAATGCCGTACAAAAGGAGGTATGATTGTAGATGTATTTGGTATTGAAGCATTCTTACCTGGATCTCAAATTGATGTTAAGCCAATTAGAGATTACGATCAATATGTTAATAAAACAATGGAATTTAAAGTTGTGAAAATTAATCACGAATTTAAAAACGTTGTAGTATCTCATAAAGCACTTATTGAAGCTGATATTGAAGTACAGAAAAAAGAAATTATAGGTCAATTAGAAAAAGGTCAAGTATTAGAAGGTACAGTTAAGAATGTAACGTCTTACGGTGTATTTATGGACCTTGGAGGAGTTGATGGATTAATTCATATTACAGATTTATCTTGGTCGCGAATTAATCATCCAAGTGAAATTGTAGAATTAGATCAAAAACTTAATGTAGTAATCCTTGATTTTGATGAAAACAAATCAAGAATTCAATTAGGTCTTAAACAATTAAGTAAACATCCTTGGGAAGCTTTAGGTGAAGATGTAAAAGTTGGAGATAAAGTGAAAGGTAAAGTAGTTGTAATTGCTGATTATGGTGCGTTTATTGAAGTTGCAGATGGTGTTGAAGGATTAATTCACGTTTCTGAGATGTCTTGGAGCACACACTTACGTTCTGCTCAAGATTTTGTAACAGTTGGTGATGAAATAGAAGCACAAATTTTAACTTTAGATAGAGAAGATCGTAAAATGTCTCTTGGTATTAAGCAATTATCACAAGACCCTTGGACAGATATTACTTCTAAATACCCATTAAGCTCTAAACATACAGGAGTTGTACGTAACTTTACTAATTTTGGTGTTTTTGTTGAATTAGAAGAAGGCATAGACGGATTAATTTACATTTCAGATTTATCTTGGACTAAGAAAATTAAACATCCAAGTGAATTCTGTGCAGTAGGCGATAAGTTAGATGTAGTAGTACTTGAGTTAGATGTAGAAGGGCGTAAATTAAGTTTAGGTCATAAGCAAACTACAGAAAACCCTTGGAATGCTTACGAAAAAGATTTCGCATTAGATTCTACTCATACAGGAACTATTGAAGAAATTGTAGATAAAGGAGCAACAGTAGTATTCAATGAAGATATCGTAGCCTTTATACCTTCTCGTCATCTTGAAAAAGAAGATGGTAAGAAGCTTAAAAAAGGAGAAGAAGCTGAGTTTAAAATTATTGAATTCAATAAAGAATTTAAACGTGTAGTAGCTTCTCATACTGCAATATTTAGAGCAGAAGAAGCAAAAATCGTTAAGCAAGCAGCTAAGAAGGCTGAAGCAGCAGCAGCAGAAGCAAAACCTACTTTAGGAGATGCTAATGATGCGTTGCAAGCGCTTAAAGATAAAATGGATGGTAAAATATAA
- a CDS encoding ribonuclease Z produces MIFSQEGTTTIITQEKASIVELVKKFEVIYSRFENDNIIINLTSLKQLTTLDVIEFLQTSNIHREAGHSFVIVTNKIDFDNIPDELIIVPTLQEAHDIIEMEEIERDLGI; encoded by the coding sequence ATGATTTTTAGTCAAGAAGGAACAACAACAATTATTACCCAAGAAAAAGCATCAATTGTTGAACTTGTAAAGAAGTTTGAAGTTATTTATTCCAGATTTGAGAATGATAATATTATTATTAATCTAACAAGTTTAAAGCAATTAACAACTTTAGATGTGATTGAATTTTTACAAACCTCTAATATACATCGTGAAGCTGGTCATTCGTTTGTCATTGTTACAAATAAGATAGATTTTGATAATATCCCTGATGAATTAATTATTGTACCAACACTTCAAGAAGCTCATGATATTATTGAAATGGAAGAAATAGAACGTGATTTAGGGATATAA
- a CDS encoding aspartate carbamoyltransferase catalytic subunit: protein MSELSVNHLLGIKYLNKKDIELIFKTADHFKEVINRPIKKVPSLRDITIANLFFENSTRTKLSFELAEKRLSADVINFSSSQSSVKKGETLIDTVNNILSMKVDMVVMRHPNPGSGLFLSKHINASIINAGDGAHEHPTQALLDSYSIRETLGEVKGKNVVIVGDILHSRVALSNIFALQLQGANVMVCGPKTLIPKYINKLGVKVETDLRKALNWCDVANMLRIQNERMEISYFPSTREYTQQFGVNKALLDGLDKEITIMHPGPINRGVEITSDVADSNQAIILNQVENGVAIRMAIIYLLASKIKQ from the coding sequence ATGAGCGAATTAAGTGTAAATCACTTATTAGGAATAAAATATCTAAACAAAAAGGATATTGAGCTTATTTTTAAAACTGCCGACCACTTTAAAGAAGTTATCAATAGACCAATTAAAAAAGTACCATCTCTAAGGGATATTACTATTGCCAATCTATTTTTTGAGAATTCTACTCGTACTAAATTATCATTTGAATTAGCAGAAAAACGGCTATCTGCTGATGTTATTAATTTTTCTAGCTCTCAATCTTCAGTAAAAAAAGGAGAAACTCTTATAGATACAGTAAATAATATCCTTTCGATGAAAGTTGATATGGTAGTAATGCGCCACCCAAACCCTGGATCTGGTTTATTTTTATCAAAACACATTAATGCAAGTATTATAAATGCAGGAGACGGAGCACATGAGCATCCAACCCAAGCCTTATTAGATTCTTATTCTATAAGAGAAACATTAGGAGAAGTAAAAGGAAAAAATGTAGTTATCGTAGGAGATATTTTACATAGCCGTGTAGCGTTATCAAATATTTTTGCATTACAACTTCAAGGAGCCAATGTTATGGTGTGTGGGCCTAAAACCTTAATTCCTAAATATATAAATAAGTTAGGAGTTAAAGTGGAAACAGATTTAAGAAAAGCCTTAAATTGGTGTGATGTGGCTAATATGTTACGCATACAAAATGAGCGTATGGAAATAAGTTATTTCCCTTCTACTAGAGAGTACACACAACAATTTGGCGTCAACAAAGCATTATTAGATGGTTTAGATAAAGAAATTACAATAATGCATCCTGGACCAATTAATAGGGGAGTAGAGATTACTAGTGATGTTGCAGATTCCAACCAAGCAATTATTTTAAATCAAGTTGAAAACGGAGTTGCAATTCGTATGGCAATTATTTATCTATTAGCCTCTAAAATAAAACAATAA